The Camelina sativa cultivar DH55 chromosome 14, Cs, whole genome shotgun sequence genome includes a window with the following:
- the LOC104739005 gene encoding uncharacterized protein LOC104739005 isoform X1, with amino-acid sequence MDNTDFDMVITIPDTPDRPVRTREVKRRPPSPEAPVRYQGEEYRNYLSGRTRALPETGENRESSDTLTRWRASGGSSLFRRPAVEKDKGKSISVDPCGDRAERNPVLNLNQLNGHARVAAFEDINGCSPLRGDHNSFTLPPGNSNKGKEKADCGSVSNRETINLSSDRQQNRGTKRLVRHGCISPHGIAARARLAADTNSKETVSVEQELAPETATSIGIREIVSGIDIHGRARGKRPESSRSRVASRDGSDGWVSTRSRNQRDESDTRGICSFVSGLDVHETGVVERGTRQQRRRRNGLTSSRASNEPEVTVITSPGEPSNSRPPRIQNHHRRNTQVLEIEDSSPEVRVFGGPTHIENGVSDLNVRQIEADEILARELQEQLYQEERLIRHEQEQMDLNLARMLGQEENSRRASSSRSSTRNTRNSSTIAANPGGRSRLEARLQQNSSRRRLNPPQARAPVRAPPRGRGHRLGRAPGLLDGAMNLSFPNDMSFDEQRLDFLEGLENAIEHTINSRNLLHMDRDFNEDDYEMLLALDENNHRHGGASTQRINDLPESTVQTDKFEETCVICLETPTIGDTIRHLPCLHKFHKDCIDPWLGRSKACPVCKSSVT; translated from the exons ATGGATAACACTGACTTTGACATGGTAATCACCATACCTGATACTCCAGATAGACCGGTACGAACTAGAGAGGTTAAGAGAAGACCACCTTCTCCAGAAGCACCAGTGAGATACCAAGGAGAAGAGTACCGTAATTACCTTAGTGGTAGAACCAGAGCACTCCCCGAAACTGGGGAAAACCGTGAAAGTTCTGATACGCTAACTCGCTGGCGTGCTTCAGGAGGCAGTTCTTTGTTTAGGAGACCAGCGGTTGAGAAGGATAAAGGGAAATCCATCTCCGTTGATCCATGCGGGGATCGTGCAGAGAGGAATCCGGTTTTAAATCTAAATCAACTCAATGGACATGCTCGTGTTGCTGCATTTGAAGACATAAATGGTTGTTCTCCTTTACGAGGTGATCATAACTCTTTTACGCTGCCTCCTGGGAATAGTAATAAGGGTAAAGAAAAAGCAGATTGTGGCTCTGTTTCTAATAGAGAAACAATTAACCTTTCCAGTGACAGACAACAGAACAGAGGCACTAAGAGATTGGTTCGACATGGCTGCATATCTCCACATGGAATAGCAGCTAGAGCCAGGCTAGCTGCTGATACCAATTCCAAGGAAACTGTCAGTGTTGAACAGGAACTAGCTCCTGAAACTGCAACTTCCATTGGCATAAGAGAGATTGTTTCTGGAATAGATATTCACGGAAGAGCTAGAGGCAAAAGACCAGAAAGTTCGCGTAGCAG GGTGGCGAGTAGAGATGGGTCGGATGGGTGGGTTAGTACGCGTAGCCGGAATCAGAGGGATGAGAGTGACACACGCGGaatttgtagttttgtttcCGGACTTGATGTGCATGAAACCGGTGTGGTTGAAAGAGGAACAAGACAACAACGACGGCGGAGAAATGGACTTACTAGTTCAAGGGCTTCAAATGAGCCAGAAGTTACTGTTATTACATCTCCTGGGGAACCATCTAATTCAAGGCCACCACGAATTCAGAACCATCACAGACGCAACACTCAAGTGTTGGAAATTGAAGATTCATCTCCTGAAGTACGGGTCTTCGGCGGTCCTACACATATTGAAAACGGTGTATCTGATTTGAATGTAAGACAAATAGAAGCAGATGAGATTTTGGCCCGTGAACTGCAAGAACAGCTGTACCAAGAAGAGAGGTTGATCAGACATGAGCAG GAACAGATGGATTTAAACTTAGCCAGGATGTTGGGACAAGAAGAGAATTCTCGCCGTGCTTCTTCTAGTCGTTCTTCTACTCGTAATACCCGAAACTCTAGTACC ATTGCAGCAAACCCTGGTGGGAGAAGTCGTCTGGAAGCACGACTACAACAAAATTCTTCAAGGAGGCGACTGAATCCTCCACAGGCTCGTGCTCCTGTTAGAGCACCACCACGGGGTCGAGGTCATCGTTTAGGTCGTGCACCTGGTCTTTTAGACGGAGCTATGAATCTCAGTTTTCCAAATGATATGAGCTTTGACGAG CAGAGATTGGATTTTTTGGAGGGACTAGAGAATGCTATTGAACACACCATTAACAGTAGGAATCTTCTTCATATGGATCGTGACTTTAACGA AGATGATTACGAAATGCTGCTAGCTCTTGATGAAAACAACCATCGACATGGCGGCGCTTCTACTCAACGCATTAACGACTTACCAGAGTCTACAGTTCAG ACTGATAAGTTTGAAGAAACGTGTGTTATTTGTCTGGAAACACCGACGATCGGAGACACCATACGTCATCTCCCCTGTTTGCACAAATTCCATAAAGAT
- the LOC104739005 gene encoding uncharacterized protein LOC104739005 isoform X2, with amino-acid sequence MDNTDFDMVITIPDTPDRPVRTREVKRRPPSPEAPVRYQGEEYRNYLSGRTRALPETGENRESSDTLTRWRASGGSSLFRRPAVEKDKGKSISVDPCGDRAERNPVLNLNQLNGHARVAAFEDINGCSPLRGDHNSFTLPPGNSNKGKEKADCGSVSNRETINLSSDRQQNRGTKRLVRHGCISPHGIAARARLAADTNSKETVSVEQELAPETATSIGIREIVSGIDIHGRARGKRPESSRSRVASRDGSDGWVSTRSRNQRDESDTRGICSFVSGLDVHETGVVERGTRQQRRRRNGLTSSRASNEPEVTVITSPGEPSNSRPPRIQNHHRRNTQVLEIEDSSPEVRVFGGPTHIENGVSDLNVRQIEADEILARELQEQLYQEERLIRHEQEQMDLNLARMLGQEENSRRASSSRSSTRNTRNSSTIAANPGGRSRLEARLQQNSSRRRLNPPQARAPVRAPPRGRGHRLGRAPGLLDGAMNLSFPNDMSFDERLDFLEGLENAIEHTINSRNLLHMDRDFNEDDYEMLLALDENNHRHGGASTQRINDLPESTVQTDKFEETCVICLETPTIGDTIRHLPCLHKFHKDCIDPWLGRSKACPVCKSSVT; translated from the exons ATGGATAACACTGACTTTGACATGGTAATCACCATACCTGATACTCCAGATAGACCGGTACGAACTAGAGAGGTTAAGAGAAGACCACCTTCTCCAGAAGCACCAGTGAGATACCAAGGAGAAGAGTACCGTAATTACCTTAGTGGTAGAACCAGAGCACTCCCCGAAACTGGGGAAAACCGTGAAAGTTCTGATACGCTAACTCGCTGGCGTGCTTCAGGAGGCAGTTCTTTGTTTAGGAGACCAGCGGTTGAGAAGGATAAAGGGAAATCCATCTCCGTTGATCCATGCGGGGATCGTGCAGAGAGGAATCCGGTTTTAAATCTAAATCAACTCAATGGACATGCTCGTGTTGCTGCATTTGAAGACATAAATGGTTGTTCTCCTTTACGAGGTGATCATAACTCTTTTACGCTGCCTCCTGGGAATAGTAATAAGGGTAAAGAAAAAGCAGATTGTGGCTCTGTTTCTAATAGAGAAACAATTAACCTTTCCAGTGACAGACAACAGAACAGAGGCACTAAGAGATTGGTTCGACATGGCTGCATATCTCCACATGGAATAGCAGCTAGAGCCAGGCTAGCTGCTGATACCAATTCCAAGGAAACTGTCAGTGTTGAACAGGAACTAGCTCCTGAAACTGCAACTTCCATTGGCATAAGAGAGATTGTTTCTGGAATAGATATTCACGGAAGAGCTAGAGGCAAAAGACCAGAAAGTTCGCGTAGCAG GGTGGCGAGTAGAGATGGGTCGGATGGGTGGGTTAGTACGCGTAGCCGGAATCAGAGGGATGAGAGTGACACACGCGGaatttgtagttttgtttcCGGACTTGATGTGCATGAAACCGGTGTGGTTGAAAGAGGAACAAGACAACAACGACGGCGGAGAAATGGACTTACTAGTTCAAGGGCTTCAAATGAGCCAGAAGTTACTGTTATTACATCTCCTGGGGAACCATCTAATTCAAGGCCACCACGAATTCAGAACCATCACAGACGCAACACTCAAGTGTTGGAAATTGAAGATTCATCTCCTGAAGTACGGGTCTTCGGCGGTCCTACACATATTGAAAACGGTGTATCTGATTTGAATGTAAGACAAATAGAAGCAGATGAGATTTTGGCCCGTGAACTGCAAGAACAGCTGTACCAAGAAGAGAGGTTGATCAGACATGAGCAG GAACAGATGGATTTAAACTTAGCCAGGATGTTGGGACAAGAAGAGAATTCTCGCCGTGCTTCTTCTAGTCGTTCTTCTACTCGTAATACCCGAAACTCTAGTACC ATTGCAGCAAACCCTGGTGGGAGAAGTCGTCTGGAAGCACGACTACAACAAAATTCTTCAAGGAGGCGACTGAATCCTCCACAGGCTCGTGCTCCTGTTAGAGCACCACCACGGGGTCGAGGTCATCGTTTAGGTCGTGCACCTGGTCTTTTAGACGGAGCTATGAATCTCAGTTTTCCAAATGATATGAGCTTTGACGAG AGATTGGATTTTTTGGAGGGACTAGAGAATGCTATTGAACACACCATTAACAGTAGGAATCTTCTTCATATGGATCGTGACTTTAACGA AGATGATTACGAAATGCTGCTAGCTCTTGATGAAAACAACCATCGACATGGCGGCGCTTCTACTCAACGCATTAACGACTTACCAGAGTCTACAGTTCAG ACTGATAAGTTTGAAGAAACGTGTGTTATTTGTCTGGAAACACCGACGATCGGAGACACCATACGTCATCTCCCCTGTTTGCACAAATTCCATAAAGAT
- the LOC104739005 gene encoding uncharacterized protein LOC104739005 isoform X3, protein MDNTDFDMVITIPDTPDRPVRTREVKRRPPSPEAPVRYQGEEYRNYLSGRTRALPETGENRESSDTLTRWRASGGSSLFRRPAVEKDKGKSISVDPCGDRAERNPVLNLNQLNGHARVAAFEDINGCSPLRGDHNSFTLPPGNSNKGKEKADCGSVSNRETINLSSDRQQNRGTKRLVRHGCISPHGIAARARLAADTNSKETVSVEQELAPETATSIGIREIVSGIDIHGRARGKRPESSRSRVASRDGSDGWVSTRSRNQRDESDTRGICSFVSGLDVHETGVVERGTRQQRRRRNGLTSSRASNEPEVTVITSPGEPSNSRPPRIQNHHRRNTQVLEIEDSSPEVRVFGGPTHIENGVSDLNVRQIEADEILARELQEQLYQEERLIRHEQMDLNLARMLGQEENSRRASSSRSSTRNTRNSSTIAANPGGRSRLEARLQQNSSRRRLNPPQARAPVRAPPRGRGHRLGRAPGLLDGAMNLSFPNDMSFDEQRLDFLEGLENAIEHTINSRNLLHMDRDFNEDDYEMLLALDENNHRHGGASTQRINDLPESTVQTDKFEETCVICLETPTIGDTIRHLPCLHKFHKDCIDPWLGRSKACPVCKSSVT, encoded by the exons ATGGATAACACTGACTTTGACATGGTAATCACCATACCTGATACTCCAGATAGACCGGTACGAACTAGAGAGGTTAAGAGAAGACCACCTTCTCCAGAAGCACCAGTGAGATACCAAGGAGAAGAGTACCGTAATTACCTTAGTGGTAGAACCAGAGCACTCCCCGAAACTGGGGAAAACCGTGAAAGTTCTGATACGCTAACTCGCTGGCGTGCTTCAGGAGGCAGTTCTTTGTTTAGGAGACCAGCGGTTGAGAAGGATAAAGGGAAATCCATCTCCGTTGATCCATGCGGGGATCGTGCAGAGAGGAATCCGGTTTTAAATCTAAATCAACTCAATGGACATGCTCGTGTTGCTGCATTTGAAGACATAAATGGTTGTTCTCCTTTACGAGGTGATCATAACTCTTTTACGCTGCCTCCTGGGAATAGTAATAAGGGTAAAGAAAAAGCAGATTGTGGCTCTGTTTCTAATAGAGAAACAATTAACCTTTCCAGTGACAGACAACAGAACAGAGGCACTAAGAGATTGGTTCGACATGGCTGCATATCTCCACATGGAATAGCAGCTAGAGCCAGGCTAGCTGCTGATACCAATTCCAAGGAAACTGTCAGTGTTGAACAGGAACTAGCTCCTGAAACTGCAACTTCCATTGGCATAAGAGAGATTGTTTCTGGAATAGATATTCACGGAAGAGCTAGAGGCAAAAGACCAGAAAGTTCGCGTAGCAG GGTGGCGAGTAGAGATGGGTCGGATGGGTGGGTTAGTACGCGTAGCCGGAATCAGAGGGATGAGAGTGACACACGCGGaatttgtagttttgtttcCGGACTTGATGTGCATGAAACCGGTGTGGTTGAAAGAGGAACAAGACAACAACGACGGCGGAGAAATGGACTTACTAGTTCAAGGGCTTCAAATGAGCCAGAAGTTACTGTTATTACATCTCCTGGGGAACCATCTAATTCAAGGCCACCACGAATTCAGAACCATCACAGACGCAACACTCAAGTGTTGGAAATTGAAGATTCATCTCCTGAAGTACGGGTCTTCGGCGGTCCTACACATATTGAAAACGGTGTATCTGATTTGAATGTAAGACAAATAGAAGCAGATGAGATTTTGGCCCGTGAACTGCAAGAACAGCTGTACCAAGAAGAGAGGTTGATCAGACATGAGCAG ATGGATTTAAACTTAGCCAGGATGTTGGGACAAGAAGAGAATTCTCGCCGTGCTTCTTCTAGTCGTTCTTCTACTCGTAATACCCGAAACTCTAGTACC ATTGCAGCAAACCCTGGTGGGAGAAGTCGTCTGGAAGCACGACTACAACAAAATTCTTCAAGGAGGCGACTGAATCCTCCACAGGCTCGTGCTCCTGTTAGAGCACCACCACGGGGTCGAGGTCATCGTTTAGGTCGTGCACCTGGTCTTTTAGACGGAGCTATGAATCTCAGTTTTCCAAATGATATGAGCTTTGACGAG CAGAGATTGGATTTTTTGGAGGGACTAGAGAATGCTATTGAACACACCATTAACAGTAGGAATCTTCTTCATATGGATCGTGACTTTAACGA AGATGATTACGAAATGCTGCTAGCTCTTGATGAAAACAACCATCGACATGGCGGCGCTTCTACTCAACGCATTAACGACTTACCAGAGTCTACAGTTCAG ACTGATAAGTTTGAAGAAACGTGTGTTATTTGTCTGGAAACACCGACGATCGGAGACACCATACGTCATCTCCCCTGTTTGCACAAATTCCATAAAGAT
- the LOC104739005 gene encoding uncharacterized protein LOC104739005 isoform X4: MDNTDFDMVITIPDTPDRPVRTREVKRRPPSPEAPVRYQGEEYRNYLSGRTRALPETGENRESSDTLTRWRASGGSSLFRRPAVEKDKGKSISVDPCGDRAERNPVLNLNQLNGHARVAAFEDINGCSPLRGDHNSFTLPPGNSNKGKEKADCGSVSNRETINLSSDRQQNRGTKRLVRHGCISPHGIAARARLAADTNSKETVSVEQELAPETATSIGIREIVSGIDIHGRARGKRPESSRSRVASRDGSDGWVSTRSRNQRDESDTRGICSFVSGLDVHETGVVERGTRQQRRRRNGLTSSRASNEPEVTVITSPGEPSNSRPPRIQNHHRRNTQVLEIEDSSPEVRVFGGPTHIENGVSDLNVRQIEADEILARELQEQLYQEERLIRHEQMDLNLARMLGQEENSRRASSSRSSTRNTRNSSTIAANPGGRSRLEARLQQNSSRRRLNPPQARAPVRAPPRGRGHRLGRAPGLLDGAMNLSFPNDMSFDERLDFLEGLENAIEHTINSRNLLHMDRDFNEDDYEMLLALDENNHRHGGASTQRINDLPESTVQTDKFEETCVICLETPTIGDTIRHLPCLHKFHKDCIDPWLGRSKACPVCKSSVT; this comes from the exons ATGGATAACACTGACTTTGACATGGTAATCACCATACCTGATACTCCAGATAGACCGGTACGAACTAGAGAGGTTAAGAGAAGACCACCTTCTCCAGAAGCACCAGTGAGATACCAAGGAGAAGAGTACCGTAATTACCTTAGTGGTAGAACCAGAGCACTCCCCGAAACTGGGGAAAACCGTGAAAGTTCTGATACGCTAACTCGCTGGCGTGCTTCAGGAGGCAGTTCTTTGTTTAGGAGACCAGCGGTTGAGAAGGATAAAGGGAAATCCATCTCCGTTGATCCATGCGGGGATCGTGCAGAGAGGAATCCGGTTTTAAATCTAAATCAACTCAATGGACATGCTCGTGTTGCTGCATTTGAAGACATAAATGGTTGTTCTCCTTTACGAGGTGATCATAACTCTTTTACGCTGCCTCCTGGGAATAGTAATAAGGGTAAAGAAAAAGCAGATTGTGGCTCTGTTTCTAATAGAGAAACAATTAACCTTTCCAGTGACAGACAACAGAACAGAGGCACTAAGAGATTGGTTCGACATGGCTGCATATCTCCACATGGAATAGCAGCTAGAGCCAGGCTAGCTGCTGATACCAATTCCAAGGAAACTGTCAGTGTTGAACAGGAACTAGCTCCTGAAACTGCAACTTCCATTGGCATAAGAGAGATTGTTTCTGGAATAGATATTCACGGAAGAGCTAGAGGCAAAAGACCAGAAAGTTCGCGTAGCAG GGTGGCGAGTAGAGATGGGTCGGATGGGTGGGTTAGTACGCGTAGCCGGAATCAGAGGGATGAGAGTGACACACGCGGaatttgtagttttgtttcCGGACTTGATGTGCATGAAACCGGTGTGGTTGAAAGAGGAACAAGACAACAACGACGGCGGAGAAATGGACTTACTAGTTCAAGGGCTTCAAATGAGCCAGAAGTTACTGTTATTACATCTCCTGGGGAACCATCTAATTCAAGGCCACCACGAATTCAGAACCATCACAGACGCAACACTCAAGTGTTGGAAATTGAAGATTCATCTCCTGAAGTACGGGTCTTCGGCGGTCCTACACATATTGAAAACGGTGTATCTGATTTGAATGTAAGACAAATAGAAGCAGATGAGATTTTGGCCCGTGAACTGCAAGAACAGCTGTACCAAGAAGAGAGGTTGATCAGACATGAGCAG ATGGATTTAAACTTAGCCAGGATGTTGGGACAAGAAGAGAATTCTCGCCGTGCTTCTTCTAGTCGTTCTTCTACTCGTAATACCCGAAACTCTAGTACC ATTGCAGCAAACCCTGGTGGGAGAAGTCGTCTGGAAGCACGACTACAACAAAATTCTTCAAGGAGGCGACTGAATCCTCCACAGGCTCGTGCTCCTGTTAGAGCACCACCACGGGGTCGAGGTCATCGTTTAGGTCGTGCACCTGGTCTTTTAGACGGAGCTATGAATCTCAGTTTTCCAAATGATATGAGCTTTGACGAG AGATTGGATTTTTTGGAGGGACTAGAGAATGCTATTGAACACACCATTAACAGTAGGAATCTTCTTCATATGGATCGTGACTTTAACGA AGATGATTACGAAATGCTGCTAGCTCTTGATGAAAACAACCATCGACATGGCGGCGCTTCTACTCAACGCATTAACGACTTACCAGAGTCTACAGTTCAG ACTGATAAGTTTGAAGAAACGTGTGTTATTTGTCTGGAAACACCGACGATCGGAGACACCATACGTCATCTCCCCTGTTTGCACAAATTCCATAAAGAT